One genomic region from Accipiter gentilis chromosome Z, bAccGen1.1, whole genome shotgun sequence encodes:
- the SLC8A2 gene encoding sodium/calcium exchanger 2 isoform X1, whose protein sequence is MAAWQAVLVAAVLLAEPCAPEPAAEANGTCQGSNRCQPGVLLPVWQPDNPSFGDKAARAIVYFVAMMYMFLGVSIIADRFMASIEVITSKEKEITITKANGETSIGTVRIWNETVSNLTLMALGSSAPEILLSVIEVCGHNFQAGELGPGTIVGSAAFNMFVVIAVCVYVIPSGESRKIKHLRVFFVTASWSIFAYIWLYLILAVISPGVVQVWEALLTLIFFPVCVVFAWAADKRLLFYKYVYKRYRADPRSGIIIGTEGELPKGIEMDGGFPVPERREAEGTGVTASPALPAPTPEEKELDESRREVIQILKDLKQKHPEKELEQLVEMANYYALLHQQKSRAFYRIQATRMMTGAGNILKKHVAEFSKRSSTLLEVPSDAEEETCSRIFFEPCLYHCLENCGSVTLSVACQHGTEANHTFYVDYKTEDGSAKAGSDYEYSEGTLIFKPGETQKELKIGIIDDDIFEEDEHFFVRLLNLRVGDAEGMFETDSAEHPKGRLVAPLVATVTILDDDHAGIFTFQDRLLHVSECQGTVEVKVVRSSGARGTVLLPYRTVEGTARGGGVHYEDACGELEFKNDETAKTLQVKIVDDEEYEKKDNFFIELGQPRWLKRGISALLLTQADGDRKLSAEEEEARRIAEMGKPVLGENCKLEVIIEESYDFKNTVDKLIKKTNLAMVIGTHSWREQFLEAITVSAGEEEEEEDGREERLPSCFDYVMHFLTVFWKVLFACVPPTEYCNGWACFGVSILLIGVLTALIGDLAAHFGCTVGLKDSVNAVVFVALGTSIPDTFASKVAALQDQCADASIGNVTGSNAVNVFLGLGVAWSVAAIYWAAQGRDFEVQTGTLAFSVTLFTIFAFVCISVLMYRRRPHIGGELGGPRTPKLLTAGLFLGLWLLYILFASLEAYCHIKGF, encoded by the exons ATGGCGGCGTGGCAGGCGGTGCTGGTGGCTGCGGTGCTGCTGGCCGAGCCCTGCGCCCCGGAGCCGGCAGCCGAGGCCAACGGGACGTGCCAGGGCTCCAACCGCTGCCAGCCCGGCGTCCTGCTGCCCGTCTGGCAACCCGACAACCCCTCCTTCGGCGACAAGGCGGCCCGCGCCATCGTCTACTTTGTGGCCATGATGTACATGTTCCTGGGTGTCTCCATCATCGCCGACCGCTTCATGGCCTCCATTGAGGTCATCACCTCCAAGGAGAAGGAGATCACCATCACCAAGGCCAACGGGGAGACCAGCATTGGCACTGTCCGCATCTGGAACGAGACAGTCTCCAACCTCACCCTGATGGCGCTGGGCTCCTCGGCCCCTGAGATCCTCCTCTCCGTCATCGAGGTCTGCGGCCACAACTTCCAAGCGGGTGAGTTGGGACCTGGCACCATCGTAGGCAGCGCGGCCTTCAACATGTTCGTAGTCATCGCTGTCTGCGTCTACGTTATCCCCAGCGGCGAGAGCCGCAAGATCAAGCACTTGAGGGTCTTCTTTGTCACGGCCTCCTGGAGCATCTTCGCCTACATCTGGCTCTACCTGATCCTGGCCGTCATCTCCCCCGGGGTGGTGCAGGTCTGGGAAGCCCTTCTCACCCTCATCTTCTTCCCCGTCTGCGTAGTCTTTGCCTGGGCTGCTGACAAACGGCTCCTCTTCTACAAGTATGTCTACAAGCGCTACCGTGCTGACCCCCGTAGCGGCATCATCATCGGCACAGAGGGTGAGCTCCCCAAGGGCATCGAGATGGACGGCGGCTTCCCGGTCCCTGAGCGCCGCGAGGCCGAAGGCACCGGCGTCACTGCATCacctgccctgcccgcccccacgccagaggagaaggagctggacgagAGCCGCCGGGAAGTTATCCAGATCTTGAAGGACCTCAAGCAGAAGCACCCCGAGAAGGAGTTGGAGCAGCTGGTGGAGATGGCCAACTACTAtgccctgctccaccagcagAAGAGCCGAGCTTTCTACCGCATCCAGGCCACCCGTATGATGACTGGTGCAGGCAACATCCTCAAGAAACATGTGGCCGAGTTCTCCAAGAGGTCCTCCACCCTCCTGGAGGTGCCCTCGGATGCTGAAGAGGAGACCTGCAGCCGTATCTTCTTCGAGCCGTGCCTGTACCACTGCCTGGAGAACTGTGGCTCGGTGACGCTCTCGGTGGCTTGCCAACATGGCACTGAAGCCAACCACACCTTCTACGTGGACTACAAGACGGAGGATGGCTCGGCCAAGGCGGGCTCCGACTATGAGTACAGTGAGGGGACGCTGATCTTCAAGCCAGGGGAGACCCAGAAGGAGCTGAAGATCGGCATCATCGACGACGACATCTTTGAGGAGGACGAGCACTTCTTCGTCCGCCTCCTCAACCTCCGGGTGGGCGATGCCGAGGGGATGTTTGAGACCGACTCGGCCGAGCACCCCAAGGGTCGGTTGGTGGCTCCTTTGGTGGCCACTGTCACCATCTTGGACGACGACCACGCCGGCATCTTCACCTTCCAGGATCGGTTGCTGCACGTCAGCGAGTGCCAGGGGACGGTGGAGGTGAAGGTGGTCCGCAGCTCGGGTGCCCGCGGCACCGTCCTCCTGCCCTACCGCACGGTGGAGGGCACGGCCCGTGGCGGCGGCGTCCATTATGAGGACgcctgtggggagctggagtTCAAGAATGACGAGACCGC gAAGACGCTGCAGGTGAAGATCGTGGACGACGAAGAGTACGAGAAGAAGGACAACTTCTTCATCGAGCTGGGGCAGCCGCGCTGGCTCAAACGGGGCATCTCGG CCCTCCTGCTCACCCAAG CAGATGGTGATCGGAAGCTCTCcgccgaggaagaggaggctcGGCGCATCGCCGAGATGGGAAAACCTGTCCTGGGGGAGAACTGCAAGCTGGAGGTCATCATCGAGGAGTCCTACGACTTCAAG AACACGGTGGACAAGCTGATCAAGAAGACCAACCTGGCCATGGTGATCGGGACGCACTCCTGGCGGGAGCAGTTCCTGGAAGCCATCACTGTCAGCGCAG gtgaggaggaggaggaggaggatggtcgGGAGGAGCGTCTGCCCTCCTGCTTCGACTACGTGATGCACTTCCTGACGGTCTTCTGGAAGGTTCTCTTCGCCTGCGTGCCCCCCACCGAGTACTGCAACGGCTGGGCCTGCTTCGGCGTCTCCATCCTCCTCATCGGCGTCCTCACCGCCCTCATCGGCGACCTGGCCGCCCACTTCGGCTGCACCGTCGGCCTCAAGGACTCCGTCAACGCCGTCGTCTTCGTGGCCCTCGGCACGTCCATCCCCG ACACCTTCGCCAGCAAGGTGGCTGCGCTGCAGGACCAGTGCGCGGACGCCTCCATCGGCAACGTGACGGGCTCCAACGCCGTCAACGTCTTCCTGGGGCTCGGCGTCGCCTGGTCGGTGGCCGCCATTTACTGGGCGGCGCAGGGCCGGGACTTCGAGGTGCAGACGGGCACCTTGGCCTTCTCCGTCACCCTCTTCACCATCTTCGCCTTTGTCTGCATCAGCGTCCTCATGTACCGCCGGCGGCCCCACATCGGGGGCGAGCTGGGGGGACCCCGCACCCCCAAACTCCTCACCGCCGGCCTCTTCCTCGGCCTCTGGCTCCTCTACATCCTCTTCGCCAGCCTGGAAGCCTACTGCCACATCAAGGGCTTCTGA
- the SLC8A2 gene encoding sodium/calcium exchanger 2 isoform X2, with translation MAAWQAVLVAAVLLAEPCAPEPAAEANGTCQGSNRCQPGVLLPVWQPDNPSFGDKAARAIVYFVAMMYMFLGVSIIADRFMASIEVITSKEKEITITKANGETSIGTVRIWNETVSNLTLMALGSSAPEILLSVIEVCGHNFQAGELGPGTIVGSAAFNMFVVIAVCVYVIPSGESRKIKHLRVFFVTASWSIFAYIWLYLILAVISPGVVQVWEALLTLIFFPVCVVFAWAADKRLLFYKYVYKRYRADPRSGIIIGTEGELPKGIEMDGGFPVPERREAEGTGVTASPALPAPTPEEKELDESRREVIQILKDLKQKHPEKELEQLVEMANYYALLHQQKSRAFYRIQATRMMTGAGNILKKHVAEFSKRSSTLLEVPSDAEEETCSRIFFEPCLYHCLENCGSVTLSVACQHGTEANHTFYVDYKTEDGSAKAGSDYEYSEGTLIFKPGETQKELKIGIIDDDIFEEDEHFFVRLLNLRVGDAEGMFETDSAEHPKGRLVAPLVATVTILDDDHAGIFTFQDRLLHVSECQGTVEVKVVRSSGARGTVLLPYRTVEGTARGGGVHYEDACGELEFKNDETAKTLQVKIVDDEEYEKKDNFFIELGQPRWLKRGISALLLTQDGDRKLSAEEEEARRIAEMGKPVLGENCKLEVIIEESYDFKNTVDKLIKKTNLAMVIGTHSWREQFLEAITVSAGEEEEEEDGREERLPSCFDYVMHFLTVFWKVLFACVPPTEYCNGWACFGVSILLIGVLTALIGDLAAHFGCTVGLKDSVNAVVFVALGTSIPDTFASKVAALQDQCADASIGNVTGSNAVNVFLGLGVAWSVAAIYWAAQGRDFEVQTGTLAFSVTLFTIFAFVCISVLMYRRRPHIGGELGGPRTPKLLTAGLFLGLWLLYILFASLEAYCHIKGF, from the exons ATGGCGGCGTGGCAGGCGGTGCTGGTGGCTGCGGTGCTGCTGGCCGAGCCCTGCGCCCCGGAGCCGGCAGCCGAGGCCAACGGGACGTGCCAGGGCTCCAACCGCTGCCAGCCCGGCGTCCTGCTGCCCGTCTGGCAACCCGACAACCCCTCCTTCGGCGACAAGGCGGCCCGCGCCATCGTCTACTTTGTGGCCATGATGTACATGTTCCTGGGTGTCTCCATCATCGCCGACCGCTTCATGGCCTCCATTGAGGTCATCACCTCCAAGGAGAAGGAGATCACCATCACCAAGGCCAACGGGGAGACCAGCATTGGCACTGTCCGCATCTGGAACGAGACAGTCTCCAACCTCACCCTGATGGCGCTGGGCTCCTCGGCCCCTGAGATCCTCCTCTCCGTCATCGAGGTCTGCGGCCACAACTTCCAAGCGGGTGAGTTGGGACCTGGCACCATCGTAGGCAGCGCGGCCTTCAACATGTTCGTAGTCATCGCTGTCTGCGTCTACGTTATCCCCAGCGGCGAGAGCCGCAAGATCAAGCACTTGAGGGTCTTCTTTGTCACGGCCTCCTGGAGCATCTTCGCCTACATCTGGCTCTACCTGATCCTGGCCGTCATCTCCCCCGGGGTGGTGCAGGTCTGGGAAGCCCTTCTCACCCTCATCTTCTTCCCCGTCTGCGTAGTCTTTGCCTGGGCTGCTGACAAACGGCTCCTCTTCTACAAGTATGTCTACAAGCGCTACCGTGCTGACCCCCGTAGCGGCATCATCATCGGCACAGAGGGTGAGCTCCCCAAGGGCATCGAGATGGACGGCGGCTTCCCGGTCCCTGAGCGCCGCGAGGCCGAAGGCACCGGCGTCACTGCATCacctgccctgcccgcccccacgccagaggagaaggagctggacgagAGCCGCCGGGAAGTTATCCAGATCTTGAAGGACCTCAAGCAGAAGCACCCCGAGAAGGAGTTGGAGCAGCTGGTGGAGATGGCCAACTACTAtgccctgctccaccagcagAAGAGCCGAGCTTTCTACCGCATCCAGGCCACCCGTATGATGACTGGTGCAGGCAACATCCTCAAGAAACATGTGGCCGAGTTCTCCAAGAGGTCCTCCACCCTCCTGGAGGTGCCCTCGGATGCTGAAGAGGAGACCTGCAGCCGTATCTTCTTCGAGCCGTGCCTGTACCACTGCCTGGAGAACTGTGGCTCGGTGACGCTCTCGGTGGCTTGCCAACATGGCACTGAAGCCAACCACACCTTCTACGTGGACTACAAGACGGAGGATGGCTCGGCCAAGGCGGGCTCCGACTATGAGTACAGTGAGGGGACGCTGATCTTCAAGCCAGGGGAGACCCAGAAGGAGCTGAAGATCGGCATCATCGACGACGACATCTTTGAGGAGGACGAGCACTTCTTCGTCCGCCTCCTCAACCTCCGGGTGGGCGATGCCGAGGGGATGTTTGAGACCGACTCGGCCGAGCACCCCAAGGGTCGGTTGGTGGCTCCTTTGGTGGCCACTGTCACCATCTTGGACGACGACCACGCCGGCATCTTCACCTTCCAGGATCGGTTGCTGCACGTCAGCGAGTGCCAGGGGACGGTGGAGGTGAAGGTGGTCCGCAGCTCGGGTGCCCGCGGCACCGTCCTCCTGCCCTACCGCACGGTGGAGGGCACGGCCCGTGGCGGCGGCGTCCATTATGAGGACgcctgtggggagctggagtTCAAGAATGACGAGACCGC gAAGACGCTGCAGGTGAAGATCGTGGACGACGAAGAGTACGAGAAGAAGGACAACTTCTTCATCGAGCTGGGGCAGCCGCGCTGGCTCAAACGGGGCATCTCGG CCCTCCTGCTCACCCAAG ATGGTGATCGGAAGCTCTCcgccgaggaagaggaggctcGGCGCATCGCCGAGATGGGAAAACCTGTCCTGGGGGAGAACTGCAAGCTGGAGGTCATCATCGAGGAGTCCTACGACTTCAAG AACACGGTGGACAAGCTGATCAAGAAGACCAACCTGGCCATGGTGATCGGGACGCACTCCTGGCGGGAGCAGTTCCTGGAAGCCATCACTGTCAGCGCAG gtgaggaggaggaggaggaggatggtcgGGAGGAGCGTCTGCCCTCCTGCTTCGACTACGTGATGCACTTCCTGACGGTCTTCTGGAAGGTTCTCTTCGCCTGCGTGCCCCCCACCGAGTACTGCAACGGCTGGGCCTGCTTCGGCGTCTCCATCCTCCTCATCGGCGTCCTCACCGCCCTCATCGGCGACCTGGCCGCCCACTTCGGCTGCACCGTCGGCCTCAAGGACTCCGTCAACGCCGTCGTCTTCGTGGCCCTCGGCACGTCCATCCCCG ACACCTTCGCCAGCAAGGTGGCTGCGCTGCAGGACCAGTGCGCGGACGCCTCCATCGGCAACGTGACGGGCTCCAACGCCGTCAACGTCTTCCTGGGGCTCGGCGTCGCCTGGTCGGTGGCCGCCATTTACTGGGCGGCGCAGGGCCGGGACTTCGAGGTGCAGACGGGCACCTTGGCCTTCTCCGTCACCCTCTTCACCATCTTCGCCTTTGTCTGCATCAGCGTCCTCATGTACCGCCGGCGGCCCCACATCGGGGGCGAGCTGGGGGGACCCCGCACCCCCAAACTCCTCACCGCCGGCCTCTTCCTCGGCCTCTGGCTCCTCTACATCCTCTTCGCCAGCCTGGAAGCCTACTGCCACATCAAGGGCTTCTGA